In Vibrio celticus, one genomic interval encodes:
- a CDS encoding DUF4124 domain-containing protein has translation MKNILFLIGLTVTLSCSAQTVYTWVDEDGVLHFSDNPSAQDAEALRLPDVQASAPAPKFEASTPVDAAASSTTKTPAKAQAETETTEREVPTQLALTMLTPVHDQTIRNNRGLIPIQIELNRKLGIGEQLQLILDGRRYGAPQTQPIWELKGIDRGTHTIAIQAHRSGKLIASTSPVTVYLHRATLK, from the coding sequence ATGAAAAACATACTGTTCCTCATCGGGTTAACAGTCACGCTCTCGTGCTCTGCTCAAACGGTGTATACCTGGGTAGATGAAGATGGCGTGCTCCACTTTAGTGATAACCCTAGTGCTCAAGATGCCGAGGCTCTTCGCCTGCCAGATGTGCAAGCTTCAGCACCCGCCCCTAAATTTGAGGCCTCGACTCCGGTTGACGCCGCTGCTTCCTCTACAACTAAAACACCAGCTAAAGCCCAGGCAGAAACCGAAACCACAGAGCGCGAGGTTCCCACTCAATTAGCCCTCACCATGCTGACACCAGTTCATGATCAAACCATTCGCAACAACCGCGGCTTAATCCCGATTCAGATAGAGCTCAACCGAAAACTTGGTATCGGGGAGCAATTACAATTGATACTCGATGGCCGTCGATATGGCGCCCCACAGACCCAACCTATTTGGGAATTAAAAGGTATCGATCGAGGTACTCACACCATTGCAATTCAAGCACATAGAAGCGGCAAGCTTATTGCATCTACTAGTCCAGTCACCGTGTATTTACATCGAGCGACGCTCAAGTAG
- the glnL gene encoding nitrogen regulation protein NR(II): MNRSAKSDSIDTHHLSSAILDNMVTSTLMLDEQLYVRYANPAAEQLFSQSARRIVDHPLSQLIQHASLDLALLTQPLQSGQSITDSDVTFVVDNRPLMLEVTVSPISWQRETLLLVEMRKIDQQRRLSQELNQHAQQQAAKLLVRGLAHEIKNPLGGLRGAAQLLGKMLPDQSLNEYTQIIIEQADRLRALVDRLLGPQKPGTKSEENLHQILEKVRQLVELESGSTLAIERDYDPSLPDILMDSAQVEQAMLNIVSNAAQILKTQDSGKITIRTRTVHQANIHGQRHKLAARIEISDNGPGIPDDLKDTLFYPMVSGREGGTGLGLSISQNLIDQHNGKIDVESWPGNTTFTIYLPI; the protein is encoded by the coding sequence GTGAATCGATCAGCCAAAAGCGACAGCATAGATACACATCATCTTTCCAGCGCCATTCTCGACAATATGGTGACTTCGACATTGATGCTCGATGAGCAACTGTATGTCCGATACGCCAATCCGGCGGCTGAGCAGCTCTTTTCACAGAGCGCACGACGCATCGTTGATCATCCACTGAGCCAACTTATCCAACACGCTTCACTTGATTTGGCGCTTCTGACGCAACCGCTACAAAGTGGCCAGAGCATTACCGACAGTGACGTTACCTTCGTTGTTGATAACCGCCCACTGATGCTTGAAGTCACGGTTAGCCCAATATCTTGGCAGCGAGAGACGCTGTTATTGGTTGAGATGCGCAAAATAGACCAGCAAAGACGCCTTAGCCAAGAGCTAAACCAACATGCACAACAACAAGCGGCTAAGCTGCTGGTACGCGGGTTAGCACATGAGATCAAAAATCCACTAGGTGGCTTAAGAGGTGCGGCGCAGTTGCTTGGGAAAATGCTTCCTGATCAGTCTCTTAATGAATATACGCAGATCATTATTGAGCAAGCCGACCGCTTAAGAGCATTAGTCGACCGTCTGCTTGGCCCACAGAAGCCGGGGACTAAATCAGAAGAGAACCTTCACCAGATACTTGAGAAAGTCAGGCAGCTCGTAGAGCTCGAATCGGGTTCAACGCTCGCCATCGAAAGGGATTACGACCCTAGCCTACCGGACATCTTGATGGATTCGGCACAGGTTGAACAAGCGATGCTCAATATCGTGAGCAATGCAGCGCAGATTCTAAAGACTCAGGATTCTGGAAAAATCACCATTCGCACCAGAACGGTGCATCAAGCAAATATTCACGGACAGCGACACAAACTCGCGGCTCGTATTGAGATCAGCGATAACGGTCCGGGCATCCCCGATGATTTAAAAGATACCTTGTTTTACCCAATGGTCAGCGGACGAGAAGGTGGAACAGGGCTGGGGCTATCGATTTCTCAAAACCTGATCGATCAACACAATGGGAAAATTGATGTTGAAAGCTGGCCGGGCAACACCACATTCACGATTTACCTACCGATTTAG
- a CDS encoding AAA family ATPase, with amino-acid sequence MQPIIITGGPGAGKTTLINALGDMGYPTFAESSRQLIEQQSQLENGILPWLDLPGFARLCLTVMSEQKDQASQHPIAFLDRAIPDICGYLTQANLEIDATYREASQCYHSQALFCRPEASIYVQDDVRPYPFEEALEIHHALVRVYQELGYEVVEVPFMSVEERALFVKSHLGIKS; translated from the coding sequence ATGCAACCTATCATTATTACTGGCGGCCCCGGAGCCGGGAAGACAACACTGATTAATGCCTTGGGTGACATGGGTTACCCAACCTTCGCTGAGTCCTCTCGCCAGTTGATAGAACAGCAGAGCCAACTTGAGAACGGTATCTTACCTTGGTTAGACCTTCCGGGCTTTGCTCGCCTATGTTTAACCGTCATGAGCGAACAAAAAGACCAGGCCAGTCAGCATCCAATTGCCTTTCTCGATCGCGCCATTCCAGATATCTGCGGTTACTTAACTCAGGCTAATCTAGAGATAGATGCGACCTATCGAGAAGCAAGCCAATGCTATCACTCACAAGCCTTGTTCTGTCGCCCTGAAGCTTCAATTTATGTACAAGATGATGTGAGACCTTATCCGTTTGAAGAGGCATTAGAGATTCACCACGCGTTGGTCAGAGTCTATCAAGAGCTTGGGTATGAGGTTGTCGAGGTGCCATTTATGTCAGTCGAAGAGCGGGCTCTATTTGTTAAAAGCCACCTTGGTATCAAAAGCTAA
- a CDS encoding virulence factor BrkB family protein, translating into MNELPGSYKLKIKNAVTGSIQFSRYLLARMTHDRVNVNAGYLAYITLLSIVPMLTVLLSILSSFSVFADVGLVIQNFVITNFVPASGDAVHGALLEFVANTGKMTAVGSVFLFIAALMLISNIDKNLNYIWRVTEKRRAVLSFSMYWMVLTLGPILIGASIAATSYVTSLNLLQNEVVSSAFNTVIRKLPLITSFFAFFGLYLLVPNKKIHFSHAAAGSLVAALLFELSKKGFAAYITQFPSYQLIYGALAAIPILFVWVYLCWLIVLVGAEVTAALGEQEQWSDSQEMVHSSDKDKITEQGNNSDSTDPESK; encoded by the coding sequence ATGAACGAGTTACCAGGGAGTTACAAGTTGAAGATAAAAAACGCAGTCACAGGGAGCATTCAGTTTTCCCGCTATCTTTTGGCGCGAATGACGCACGATAGGGTCAATGTGAATGCGGGTTACTTGGCGTACATTACTTTGCTCTCGATCGTACCGATGTTGACGGTTTTGCTCTCCATTTTATCGTCATTTTCAGTCTTTGCTGATGTTGGCCTAGTGATTCAAAACTTCGTTATTACCAACTTTGTTCCAGCATCTGGGGATGCGGTACATGGTGCTCTACTCGAGTTCGTTGCCAATACAGGGAAAATGACGGCGGTGGGCAGTGTGTTCTTATTCATTGCAGCATTGATGCTGATCTCCAACATCGATAAGAACCTTAACTACATCTGGCGAGTAACAGAAAAGCGTCGGGCTGTGTTGTCCTTTTCAATGTATTGGATGGTGCTAACGCTTGGACCTATTTTGATTGGGGCGAGCATTGCAGCAACGTCGTATGTGACATCATTGAACTTGTTACAAAACGAAGTCGTGTCGAGTGCCTTTAATACCGTGATTCGCAAGCTCCCTTTGATTACCTCATTCTTTGCGTTTTTCGGTCTGTATCTGTTAGTTCCCAACAAAAAGATACACTTTTCTCATGCGGCAGCGGGCTCTCTGGTTGCGGCTCTGTTGTTCGAACTCAGTAAGAAAGGTTTCGCGGCTTACATTACTCAATTCCCTTCTTACCAATTGATTTATGGCGCATTAGCGGCGATTCCCATTCTTTTTGTCTGGGTGTATTTGTGCTGGTTGATTGTGTTGGTGGGTGCTGAGGTGACTGCTGCATTGGGCGAGCAGGAACAGTGGAGTGACTCTCAAGAAATGGTACACTCGTCGGATAAAGACAAAATCACAGAGCAAGGAAACAACAGTGATAGCACTGATCCAGAGAGTAAGTGA
- the dtd gene encoding D-aminoacyl-tRNA deacylase: MIALIQRVSEAAVRVDGEVVGEIEQGLLVLLGVEKGDDEAKAKRLMERVTTYRVFGDEDDKMNLNVKQVEGKVLVVSQFTLPADTKKGTRAGFSRGAHPEDAERLYNYFSDQCESVLPTERGRFAADMKVSLVNDGPVTFWLQV; encoded by the coding sequence GTGATAGCACTGATCCAGAGAGTAAGTGAAGCTGCCGTCCGTGTTGATGGCGAAGTAGTTGGTGAGATTGAGCAAGGCTTATTGGTTTTGTTAGGCGTAGAAAAAGGTGATGACGAAGCCAAAGCCAAGCGTTTGATGGAACGAGTAACTACTTATCGTGTCTTTGGAGATGAAGACGATAAAATGAACCTCAACGTGAAACAGGTAGAAGGTAAGGTATTAGTGGTGTCTCAATTCACTCTGCCGGCCGATACCAAGAAAGGGACTCGAGCAGGGTTCTCTCGTGGTGCTCACCCAGAAGATGCTGAGCGTCTTTACAACTATTTCTCTGACCAATGTGAATCAGTGTTGCCAACGGAACGTGGCCGATTCGCAGCCGACATGAAAGTGTCTTTGGTTAATGATGGCCCAGTGACATTCTGGCTGCAGGTTTAG
- the typA gene encoding translational GTPase TypA, with translation MSTPQIDKLRNIAIIAHVDHGKTTLVDKLLQQSGTLESRGEAEERVMDSNDIEKERGITILAKNTAINWNDYRINIVDTPGHADFGGEVERIMSMVDSVLLIVDAVDGPMPQTRFVTQKAFAHGLKPIVVINKIDRPGARPDWVMDQVFDLFDNLGATDEQLDFTVVYASALNGWATMTEGETGENMEPLFQAVVDTVDAPAVDLDGPLQMQISQLDYSSYVGVIGVARVTRGSVKPNQQVTIVNAEGKKRNGKVGTVLGYLGLDRHEVEQANAGDIIAITGLGELKISDTICDVNNVEAMTPLSVDEPTVTMTFQVNTSPFAGKEGKFVTSRNILERLEKELVHNVALRVEETDNPDRFRVSGRGELHLSILIENMRREGFELAVSRPEVIIKKDEDGNLTEPFETVTIDVLEEHQGGIMENIGLRKGELTDMSPDGKGRVRMDFMMPSRGLIGFQTEFLTLTSGSGLLYHSFDHYGPHKGGVIGQRNNGVLISNATGKALTYALFNLQERGRLFAEHADEVYEGQIIGIHNRSNDLTVNCLKGKQLTNVRASGTDEAQVLSPPIRHTLEQALEFIDEDELVEVTPVSIRIRKKLLTENERKRAARPAKA, from the coding sequence ATGTCTACTCCACAGATTGATAAGTTAAGAAATATCGCGATCATCGCGCACGTTGACCACGGTAAAACGACTTTGGTTGATAAACTGCTACAACAGTCAGGCACTCTTGAGTCTCGTGGTGAAGCTGAAGAGCGTGTCATGGATTCGAATGACATCGAAAAAGAGCGTGGCATTACCATTCTTGCTAAGAACACAGCAATCAACTGGAATGATTACCGCATCAACATCGTAGATACTCCGGGACACGCGGACTTCGGTGGTGAAGTTGAGCGTATCATGTCTATGGTTGACTCTGTTCTGCTTATCGTTGACGCAGTTGATGGCCCAATGCCTCAAACTCGTTTCGTAACGCAAAAAGCATTCGCACACGGTCTTAAGCCAATCGTTGTAATCAACAAGATTGACCGCCCAGGCGCTCGTCCTGATTGGGTTATGGATCAAGTATTCGACCTTTTCGACAACCTAGGTGCTACTGATGAGCAACTAGATTTCACAGTTGTTTACGCTTCAGCTCTAAACGGTTGGGCAACAATGACTGAAGGCGAAACTGGCGAGAACATGGAACCATTGTTCCAAGCTGTTGTTGATACAGTAGACGCGCCTGCAGTTGACCTTGACGGTCCACTACAAATGCAAATTTCGCAACTTGATTACAGCTCTTACGTAGGTGTTATCGGTGTTGCTCGTGTTACTCGTGGTTCTGTTAAACCAAACCAACAAGTAACTATCGTAAATGCAGAAGGCAAAAAACGTAACGGTAAAGTAGGTACAGTTCTTGGTTACCTAGGTCTTGACCGTCACGAAGTTGAGCAAGCTAACGCTGGCGACATCATTGCAATCACTGGTCTTGGTGAGCTGAAAATTTCAGACACTATCTGTGACGTAAACAATGTTGAAGCAATGACTCCGCTTTCTGTTGATGAACCGACAGTAACAATGACGTTCCAAGTAAACACTTCTCCGTTCGCGGGTAAAGAAGGTAAGTTCGTTACTTCACGTAATATCCTTGAGCGTCTAGAGAAAGAACTAGTACACAACGTTGCACTACGTGTTGAAGAAACTGATAACCCAGATCGTTTCCGTGTTTCAGGTCGTGGTGAACTTCACCTATCTATCCTGATCGAAAACATGCGTCGTGAAGGCTTCGAGCTAGCTGTATCTCGTCCAGAAGTTATCATCAAGAAAGACGAAGATGGCAACCTAACTGAACCGTTTGAAACTGTGACTATCGACGTGCTTGAAGAGCACCAAGGTGGCATCATGGAAAACATCGGTCTACGTAAAGGTGAGCTAACTGATATGTCTCCAGATGGCAAAGGCCGTGTTCGCATGGACTTCATGATGCCTTCTCGTGGTCTTATCGGTTTCCAAACTGAGTTCCTAACTCTAACGTCTGGTTCTGGTCTTCTTTACCACTCATTTGATCACTACGGTCCTCACAAAGGCGGCGTAATCGGTCAACGTAACAACGGTGTTCTAATCTCGAACGCAACTGGTAAAGCTCTGACTTACGCACTATTCAACCTACAAGAACGTGGTCGTCTATTTGCTGAGCACGCAGACGAAGTATACGAAGGTCAAATCATCGGTATTCATAACCGTTCAAACGACCTAACAGTAAACTGTCTGAAAGGTAAGCAGCTAACGAACGTTCGTGCATCTGGTACTGATGAAGCACAGGTTCTTTCGCCACCTATCCGTCACACTCTAGAGCAAGCTCTTGAGTTCATCGACGAAGACGAACTAGTAGAAGTAACGCCTGTAAGCATTCGTATCCGTAAGAAGCTTCTTACTGAAAACGAACGTAAGCGTGCAGCACGTCCAGCTAAGGCTTAA
- a CDS encoding DUF2959 domain-containing protein, whose product MPYLIVIVLSIFTLTGCQSAYYSAMEQVGYHKRDIMVDRVEDAKESQQDAQEEFTSALEALSSLTNFSGGDLEDMYNKINDKYQDSEKAAQDVSDRIAAIEDVSDALFEEWQNELDLYTSDSLRRSSEQKLRETKSSYQTMLSAMKRAEKKMDPVLNTLRDNTLYLKHNLNASAVGSLQGEFMSLEKDIAYAIEQMNAAIAESDKFLAQLNQK is encoded by the coding sequence ATGCCTTATTTAATAGTTATAGTCCTCTCTATTTTTACCCTAACTGGATGCCAGTCCGCTTATTACTCGGCTATGGAGCAAGTGGGATACCACAAGCGCGACATTATGGTCGATAGAGTGGAAGACGCTAAAGAGTCACAGCAGGATGCTCAGGAAGAGTTTACCAGCGCACTTGAAGCCTTAAGTAGCCTGACGAACTTCAGTGGCGGCGACCTTGAAGACATGTACAACAAGATTAATGATAAATACCAAGACAGCGAGAAAGCCGCGCAAGATGTCAGTGATCGCATTGCTGCGATTGAAGATGTGTCGGATGCGCTGTTTGAAGAGTGGCAGAATGAATTAGATCTCTACACCAGTGATTCACTGCGCCGCTCGAGCGAGCAAAAGCTTCGTGAAACTAAATCGTCTTACCAAACGATGCTGTCAGCAATGAAGCGCGCCGAGAAGAAAATGGACCCTGTGCTCAATACCCTTCGCGACAACACGCTTTACTTGAAGCACAACCTCAATGCGAGCGCTGTCGGTTCACTGCAGGGTGAGTTTATGAGCTTAGAAAAAGACATCGCCTACGCAATAGAACAAATGAATGCTGCGATCGCCGAATCGGATAAGTTCCTAGCCCAACTGAACCAGAAGTAG
- a CDS encoding bifunctional GNAT family N-acetyltransferase/hotdog fold thioesterase — MFKLITPTTENQLNKYYHFRWQMLREPWRMPVGSERDEYDPMSHHRMIVDGRGRPMAIGRLYITPDLEGQIRYMAVKKSRQSKGMGSLILVALESLARQEGAKRLVCNAREDAISFYEKNEFERRGEINDQRGPVRHQQMVKHLDPMADVLRKPEWCNELQQRWEHQIPISDKMGIKINQYTGYQFECSAQLNPNLNPHNTMFAGSAFTLATLTGWGMTWLLMKERGLTGDIVLADSNIRYRHPVEQNPVASTSLDGISGDLDRLASGRKARIIIHVTIHSGDVEAVEFTGTYMLIPDYKKILSTDTNVSE; from the coding sequence ATGTTTAAACTCATAACACCGACCACCGAAAATCAGCTAAACAAGTATTACCATTTTCGTTGGCAGATGCTCCGTGAACCTTGGCGAATGCCGGTAGGTTCTGAGCGCGATGAATATGACCCAATGAGTCACCATCGCATGATTGTTGATGGTCGTGGTCGCCCGATGGCGATTGGTCGTCTGTATATCACCCCAGACCTGGAAGGTCAGATCCGCTATATGGCGGTGAAGAAATCTCGCCAAAGTAAAGGCATGGGTTCGTTGATTCTAGTCGCGCTTGAATCACTGGCTCGCCAAGAGGGTGCTAAGCGCTTGGTGTGTAATGCTCGTGAAGATGCGATCTCATTCTATGAGAAGAATGAATTTGAACGTCGCGGTGAGATTAACGATCAACGTGGCCCTGTGCGTCACCAACAGATGGTTAAGCATCTTGACCCAATGGCAGACGTTCTACGTAAGCCTGAGTGGTGTAATGAGCTTCAGCAGCGCTGGGAACATCAGATCCCGATCAGCGACAAGATGGGCATCAAGATCAACCAATACACGGGTTACCAATTTGAGTGTAGTGCTCAGCTGAATCCCAACTTGAACCCACATAACACCATGTTTGCAGGCTCTGCCTTTACCTTAGCGACCTTAACTGGTTGGGGGATGACTTGGTTATTGATGAAAGAGCGCGGGCTGACCGGTGATATCGTGCTGGCAGACAGTAATATTCGTTATCGTCACCCGGTTGAGCAAAACCCTGTTGCCTCTACTTCATTGGATGGGATCAGTGGCGACTTGGATCGCCTTGCGTCAGGAAGAAAGGCACGTATCATCATTCACGTGACCATCCATAGCGGCGATGTGGAAGCGGTAGAGTTTACGGGAACCTATATGCTGATCCCTGACTACAAAAAGATACTCTCGACAGATACCAATGTGAGCGAATAG
- the glnA gene encoding glutamate--ammonia ligase: MSVENVLSLIQENEVKFIDLRFTDTKGKEQHISIPSHQVDADFFEEGKMFDGSSVAGWKGINESDMVMMPDAASAVLDPFTEDATLNIRCDILEPATMQGYDRDPRSIAKRSEEYLRSTGIADTVLVGPEPEFFLFDDVKFSNDMSGSFFKIDDVEAAWNTGSDIEGGNKGHRPGVKGGYFPVAPVDSSQDIRSAMCLVMEEMGLVVEAHHHEVATAGQNEIATRFNTLTAKADETQIYKYVVHNVAHAFGKTATFMPKPLVGDNGSGMHVHQSLAKDGVNLFAGDKYGGLSEMALYYIGGVIKHARAINAFANPSTNSYKRLVPGFEAPVMLAYSARNRSASIRIPVVPSPKARRIELRFGDPAANPYLCYSAMLMAGLDGIKNKIHPGEAMDKDLYDLPAEEAAEIPTVAESLQEALAALSEDREFLTAGGVFSDDFIDSYIALKSDDVQRVNMATHPLEFELYYSV; this comes from the coding sequence ATGTCAGTAGAAAATGTACTATCCCTGATCCAAGAGAACGAAGTTAAATTTATCGACTTACGTTTTACTGATACAAAAGGTAAAGAGCAGCATATCTCTATTCCTTCTCACCAAGTTGATGCAGACTTCTTCGAAGAAGGCAAAATGTTTGACGGCTCTTCAGTAGCTGGTTGGAAAGGCATTAACGAATCTGACATGGTAATGATGCCAGACGCAGCATCTGCTGTACTGGACCCATTCACAGAAGACGCAACGCTAAACATCCGTTGTGACATCCTTGAGCCTGCAACAATGCAAGGCTACGACCGTGACCCACGTTCTATCGCTAAACGTTCTGAAGAGTACCTACGTTCTACAGGTATCGCAGACACAGTTCTAGTTGGTCCAGAGCCAGAATTCTTCCTATTTGATGACGTTAAGTTCTCAAACGACATGTCTGGTTCTTTCTTCAAGATCGATGACGTAGAAGCAGCTTGGAACACAGGTTCTGACATCGAAGGCGGTAACAAAGGTCACCGTCCTGGCGTTAAAGGCGGTTACTTCCCAGTAGCTCCAGTAGATTCATCTCAAGACATCCGTTCAGCAATGTGTCTAGTAATGGAAGAGATGGGCCTAGTTGTTGAAGCTCACCACCACGAAGTAGCAACTGCGGGTCAAAACGAAATCGCAACTCGCTTCAACACGCTAACAGCGAAAGCTGATGAAACTCAAATCTACAAGTACGTTGTACACAACGTTGCTCACGCATTTGGTAAAACAGCGACATTCATGCCTAAGCCACTAGTTGGTGACAACGGTTCTGGTATGCACGTTCACCAATCTCTAGCAAAAGACGGCGTTAACCTGTTTGCTGGTGATAAGTACGGCGGCCTATCTGAAATGGCTCTTTACTACATCGGTGGTGTAATCAAGCACGCTCGTGCAATCAACGCGTTTGCTAACCCATCAACTAACTCGTACAAGCGTCTTGTACCTGGTTTCGAAGCACCTGTAATGCTTGCTTACTCAGCACGTAACCGTTCTGCTTCTATCCGTATCCCAGTAGTACCAAGCCCTAAAGCACGTCGTATCGAGCTACGTTTTGGTGACCCAGCAGCTAACCCATACCTATGCTACTCAGCAATGCTTATGGCTGGCCTTGACGGCATCAAGAACAAGATTCACCCAGGCGAAGCTATGGATAAAGATCTATACGACCTTCCTGCAGAAGAAGCAGCTGAAATCCCAACAGTTGCAGAATCTCTACAAGAAGCTCTAGCAGCGCTTAGCGAAGACCGTGAGTTCCTAACCGCTGGCGGCGTATTCTCTGACGACTTCATCGATTCTTACATCGCTCTGAAATCTGACGACGTACAACGCGTGAACATGGCTACACACCCACTTGAGTTTGAACTGTACTACTCAGTTTAA